The Microthrixaceae bacterium sequence CGCGAACGCCGACACGATGTATCTGTCTCCGGCCCCGCTCTATCACGCCGCGCCGCTCCGCTACTGCCGCTCGGTTCAGCGACTCGGCGGCACCGTCGTGGTGATGGACAAGTTCGACCCCGAGGCCTACCTGCGCCTCGTCGAGCAGTACCGCATCACCTTCAGCCAAATCGTTCCGACGATGCTCATCCGCATGCTCAAGCTCCCCGCTCAGGTCCGCGAGCGCTACGACGTGTCGAGTCTGAACTGCATGGTGCACGCGGCGGCGCCGATGCCGGTCGCGGCCAAAGAACAGGGTATCGAGTGGTTCGGCCCCGTCATCCACGAGTACTACGCCGGCACGGAGGGCAACGGATTCGTCTACACGAACTCCGAGGACTGGTTGGCCCATCGCGGCACGGTCGGAAAGGCGGTGGTGGGCGCGATCCACATCGTCGGCGACGACGGCGAAGAGGTCCCAACCGGCGAATCGGGCACGATCTACTTCGAGTCCGAGGCGCTGTTCGAGTACCACAACGACCCGACCAAGACGGCTGACTCACGTGATCCCAAGGGTCGAGGCTGGACGACCCTCGGCGATGTCGGCCGGCTCGACGAGGACGGGTTTTTGTATCTCACCGACCGCAAGGCGTACATGATCATCACCGGCGGGGTGAACGTGTATCCGCAGGAGGCGGAGAACCTGCTCGCGCTGCACCCGAAGGTGGCCGACGCCGCGGTCTTTGGGGTCCCGAACGAGGACTTCGGCGAGGAGGTCAAGGCCGTGGTGCAGCCGGCCGAAGGCGTCGACGGGAGCCCGGAACTCGAAGCCGAACTCATTGCCTACTGCAGAGAACACCTCGCGGATGTGAAGTGCCCCCGCACGGTCGACTTCCGCGACGAGCTCCCGCGGCATCCGACCGGGAAGCTCTACAAACGCGTCCTTCGCGACGAGTACTGGGCCGAGGCCGGCCGCACCATCTAACCGCACGACCTGACCGCCCCAGCCCGACCACCCCAGCCTGTTTCCCGATAACCAGTGGTCGTGATCACGACCACTGGTTATCGGGAAACAGGCGGTAGGCCGGAGAACGGCGATTGGAGACGACCGATGTCCAAGAAGCGTCCCGATGACGACCTCCCCCGCCGCAAGCGCCGCGTTCCGGCGTGGTGGGCGGATGCCAAGCTCGGCATCTTCGTGCACTGGACACCGGCGTCGGTGCCAGGGTTCGCACCGACCGGGCGCGACATCGGCAGCCTCATGGTCGATCCGGGACCGCATCCGCTCAGCGAGATCCCGTATTCGGAGTGGTACGAGAACTCGTTGCGTTTCGAGAACAGCTCGGTCGCCCGGTTCCATCGTGAGCACTACGGCTCGCGGCCCTACCGCGCCTTCGCCGACGAGTTCGTGGCTGGCCTCGAACGGTGGGACCCAACCGCCTGGGCGCGAACTTTCGCCGCCACCGGCGCCCGCTACGTCGTGTTGGTCACCAAGCACCACGACGGCTGGTGTCTGTGGCCCTCTGAGGTCACCAACCCCCATCGTGTCGGATGGCAGTCGCAACGCGATCTCGTCGGCGAGCTCGCCGAGGCGGTTCGCGGCGAGGGAATGCGTTTTGGCGTCTACTACTCCGGCGCGTACGACTGGAGTTTCGACGATTCCGCCATCGGAACGGTCGGCTCCGGACTTCGCGCCATTCCGGGTGGCGAGTACGTCGACTACGCCGAGGCCCACGTGCGCGAACTCATCGACCGCTACCGGCCATCGGTGCTGTGGAACGACATCGGCTGGCCGGCGCCGAAGGCGCGGCTCGACGAGTTGTTTCGCTACTACTTCGCAGCGGTTCCCGACGGCGTCGTGAACGACCGGTGGATGCCGACCGGTCGTCTGCTCAAACTTGCGGCCAACCCGCGCCTCAGCGGTCTGGTCGACCGTGCGCTCCGGGCCAGCGCCGAGAAGTCCGGCGGCCTCGTCCCACCCGAGCCGCCGTTCTACGGATACCAGACCCCCGAGTTCGTCGAGTTCGATGAGATTCGCTCGACGCCGTTTGAGATCGTGCGCGGGTTCGACCGGGGGTTCGGGTACAACCAGACGTCGACCGAGGACGACTTCATCTCGCGCCGCGACCTCGAACTGCTCCTCGTGGGAGCGGCGGCAACGGGCGGCAATCTCATGGCGAACGTCGGACCGCGCGGCATCGACGCGTCGATCCCCGAGGAACAGATGCGACGACTGCGCTGGCTTGCGGAGATCGAACCACTCATAGCCATGGCGCTGCGCGACACCCGACCGTGGGTTATCCCCAAGTTCTGCGATCCCCACGGGACCGAGGTGCGTTTCGTGGCCCGCGGCGAATCGGTGTTCGCGTGGATCTGGCCAAGCCGTACGACCACCGACGGCGCCGCAGCGGAAACCACCACGGGTTCCTTGGTGCTGCCGCTCCGCGCCACGGCGCGCACGAGGCTGCTCGTCGCGGACCCCGACGAGCGTACCGTCGACGGTTCCCCAAGCGATGGGATCGCCTGGTGTCCCCTGTCGATCGACACCGTCCATCTCGGCTCACGCATCGTCGTGCCGAACGACGTGATGACACCCCCAGCGACCGACGACCCCCGACCGAGGGTCCTTCGCGTCGACCACGCGGTAGCGATGCCATTCAGCTGATCACTCTGCCGCCTCGATCATCGGAGGCAGCCGAAGCGACGAGCCTGTAGCTTCGGCGCGCACAGGCGCACCGCCCCTCCGAGGGTGGGGCATCTCGGGGGATGGCTGCGCCGGCGACCACGATCGGGGTGACGTGTTGGACGCGACGACTACCAAGGAACGGAACGCGAAGAACCGGCTTCGTTGCTCGATCCGCGTGACGGTGACGTTCACGATCGTCGCGGTCCTCGCAGCGTGCGTTCCGCCGTCGCCGCCCGACCTGTCGGACACCACCGGCGAGTACGGCGTGGTGGTGACCCGCAACCTTGAGATTCCCCTCGCGGATGGGCGCGTGCTTCGCGCCGACCTCTACTCCCCGACCGATCCACTCACCGGGGTTCCCGCCCCCGGGCCCTTTCCCGTCATCATCGGGTTTACCCCATACGGCAAGTCGGGCGCGGCCACCTCACCGACCGGCTCCGACGGGGTCAACCTGTCGCTCGTGCGCCACGGCTACCTGGCGGCCGCGGTCGACATTCCCGGCACCGGGGCATCGGATGGAGCATTCGACCTGTTCGACCATCACGAAGCGGTCGCCGGCGCTGAGGTGGTCGACTGGGCGGCGCAACTCCCGCGTTCGAACGGCGCAGTCGGGATGCTCGGCCTTTCCTACATGGCGATCGTTCAACTGTTCACCGCTGCCGAGGTCGGGCCGGATTCGCCGCTCAAGGCGATCTTTCCGATGGCGGCAACGGTCGACCCGTATCGGGATCTTTACACCAGCGGCGGTGCCCTCAACGTTCTGTCTCCCCTCGGACTGTTGTTCGGATACGGAATCACCCGCTCGGTCACACCGTTCACCGAACTCTGGAACGATCCGATCGCCGCGCTTCGTCACGCCGGCAGCAACTTCGGCCGTCTCGGCGAGTTCGAAGCGGTCATGGCCGACGACATGTTCAACAACGGCCCGCGCCGGTACGACGGCGAGTGGTGGGACCAACGACGACCTGGCCGAATCCTGCAGCGCATCGCCGACAACGGTGTTGCGGTCTACGTCGTCGGCGGGCTGTACGACGTCTTCCAGCGCGGCGAGCCGCTCATCTACAGCGGCCTGCAAAACGCGTGGTCCGGCCGCGACGTCGAGGCTCCCATGGCTCCCGACCAGCCGGTTTCCGATCGTTTCCAATTGCTGACCGGCCCCTGGACCCACGGAACGATCGGCGACGGCCTCGACATGACCGCAATCCAACTCTCCTGGTTCGACCGATGGCTGAAGGGCCGCAACGATTCGACCCATCCGTTGACGTCGCCGGCCGCGTCCCCCGCAGCGCCGCTGCACGTCGTGGAGCCCGGCGGCGCCAGTTACGACGCATCGACCTATCCGCTCGACGATGCCCGCACCGAACGGCTGTGGCTGCGCGAGCACGGAGGCCTCGCAACGGGCGGTCCCGAGGCCCCCGAGCCCGACGACGTCATCTATTACTCCCCGCTCGCCGACCCCTGCACCGCTTCGACGACGCAGTTCGCCGCCGGACTGTTCGCCGAGTGCCTCGCCCCGGTTCGACGGTCGACCACCGGAAACGAGGCCACCTACACCACGCCGCCCCTGGAGGATCCGGTCCAGCTCGCCGGGCCGATCGGCCTGACGCTGAGCGCGTCGTCGACAACCTCCGAGACGCTGTTTTCGGTCACCGTCGAAGACGTCGCAGCCGACGGCACCTCGACGACGTTGACCGGCGGAGCACAACTCGGTTCGCTCCGAGCGCTCGACCCGGACCGATCCTGGTGGAACGAACTCGGCGGCGTGACCAAGCCGCACCTCATCTCCACCCGCGCTGTCTCCCAGCCGGTGCCCCGAGGCGTCCCGGTCACCTACCACATTGAGGTTCGCCCGGCATTCGCCACCCTCGAAGCGGGCCACCGCCTCCGCCTGCGGATCTCGACAGTCGATTTCCCGCATCTGATCCCGCTCGGCGAGTTCCCCCAACTCCTCGGCGGCCGATACCGGTTGCACCACAGCCCGGCGACCCCGTCGTTCATCGATCTCTCGGTGCGGTAGCCGTCGTCCGCCGTCCGCCGTCTGGGACGGACCGCACGCTTTCTGCCCGAGTCTGGCCCGACAAGTCGCCTCGGGTGGTTGCGGACGGGCGCCACGAAACGACCGGCGGCTACGATCGGGCCCGTCACGTCCAGTCATCGCCTGGGAGGAAAGCCGGTCAGAGTCCGGCGCTGTCCCGCAGCCGTAGGTCATGTCG is a genomic window containing:
- a CDS encoding AMP-binding protein codes for the protein MYPGDFARTTPDKAAIIMAATGAVTTYADLDEKANRLSHVLYDAGLRPGDHVALCLENHEEFFPIMWGAHYLGLYYTALSSRLTTEEMAYIINDCGAKAFITSAYKADQAAELRDQMPEVSLRLMIDTELEGYDSYETAVAAASPEPLPDRTEGNDMLYSSGTTGRPKGVKVPRSETPLGEVDDAVTFLCMMLFGANADTMYLSPAPLYHAAPLRYCRSVQRLGGTVVVMDKFDPEAYLRLVEQYRITFSQIVPTMLIRMLKLPAQVRERYDVSSLNCMVHAAAPMPVAAKEQGIEWFGPVIHEYYAGTEGNGFVYTNSEDWLAHRGTVGKAVVGAIHIVGDDGEEVPTGESGTIYFESEALFEYHNDPTKTADSRDPKGRGWTTLGDVGRLDEDGFLYLTDRKAYMIITGGVNVYPQEAENLLALHPKVADAAVFGVPNEDFGEEVKAVVQPAEGVDGSPELEAELIAYCREHLADVKCPRTVDFRDELPRHPTGKLYKRVLRDEYWAEAGRTI
- a CDS encoding alpha-L-fucosidase, which translates into the protein MSKKRPDDDLPRRKRRVPAWWADAKLGIFVHWTPASVPGFAPTGRDIGSLMVDPGPHPLSEIPYSEWYENSLRFENSSVARFHREHYGSRPYRAFADEFVAGLERWDPTAWARTFAATGARYVVLVTKHHDGWCLWPSEVTNPHRVGWQSQRDLVGELAEAVRGEGMRFGVYYSGAYDWSFDDSAIGTVGSGLRAIPGGEYVDYAEAHVRELIDRYRPSVLWNDIGWPAPKARLDELFRYYFAAVPDGVVNDRWMPTGRLLKLAANPRLSGLVDRALRASAEKSGGLVPPEPPFYGYQTPEFVEFDEIRSTPFEIVRGFDRGFGYNQTSTEDDFISRRDLELLLVGAAATGGNLMANVGPRGIDASIPEEQMRRLRWLAEIEPLIAMALRDTRPWVIPKFCDPHGTEVRFVARGESVFAWIWPSRTTTDGAAAETTTGSLVLPLRATARTRLLVADPDERTVDGSPSDGIAWCPLSIDTVHLGSRIVVPNDVMTPPATDDPRPRVLRVDHAVAMPFS
- a CDS encoding CocE/NonD family hydrolase; this encodes MLDATTTKERNAKNRLRCSIRVTVTFTIVAVLAACVPPSPPDLSDTTGEYGVVVTRNLEIPLADGRVLRADLYSPTDPLTGVPAPGPFPVIIGFTPYGKSGAATSPTGSDGVNLSLVRHGYLAAAVDIPGTGASDGAFDLFDHHEAVAGAEVVDWAAQLPRSNGAVGMLGLSYMAIVQLFTAAEVGPDSPLKAIFPMAATVDPYRDLYTSGGALNVLSPLGLLFGYGITRSVTPFTELWNDPIAALRHAGSNFGRLGEFEAVMADDMFNNGPRRYDGEWWDQRRPGRILQRIADNGVAVYVVGGLYDVFQRGEPLIYSGLQNAWSGRDVEAPMAPDQPVSDRFQLLTGPWTHGTIGDGLDMTAIQLSWFDRWLKGRNDSTHPLTSPAASPAAPLHVVEPGGASYDASTYPLDDARTERLWLREHGGLATGGPEAPEPDDVIYYSPLADPCTASTTQFAAGLFAECLAPVRRSTTGNEATYTTPPLEDPVQLAGPIGLTLSASSTTSETLFSVTVEDVAADGTSTTLTGGAQLGSLRALDPDRSWWNELGGVTKPHLISTRAVSQPVPRGVPVTYHIEVRPAFATLEAGHRLRLRISTVDFPHLIPLGEFPQLLGGRYRLHHSPATPSFIDLSVR